The Glycine soja cultivar W05 chromosome 6, ASM419377v2, whole genome shotgun sequence genome has a window encoding:
- the LOC114415997 gene encoding uncharacterized protein LOC114415997, producing MGCLEEHKVPYATFMLQGEAENWWKFVKPILAAPRGVIPWNGFKDKFLDNYLPRDLKKRKASLKQGNMSVGEYTAKFNELLQYWPQYQDTWNEEDLCAQFENGLRPEIQQPVGYMQITDFNQLVTKCRIFEDKMKERQVRGFGGPQRSHPFRGNNNKRMKPYPNNKGKQPMATSNMSQSRGTGVQCYQCGGPHLRRNCPQLQQTQEDRCYLCGKVGHYARECRMARRPTVTANSNTVNRGSTNPMRSSNVCNNNNTSGGRQKVPSRVFAMSGSEAVASNDLMHEKMLVFGGNVIPNEPLKENAFNDEVEDIRTYMVLFSLNVEEVSEISSIPVVSEFPEVFPDDICELPPEREILRDRKLFAKLSKCEFWLEKEQFLGHVISKDGVAVDPVKVESVMEWQQPTTPTEV from the exons atgggttgccttgaggagcataaggtccctTATGCGACGTTCATGCTCCAGGGAGAAGCTGAGAactggtggaagttcgtgaaacCCATATTAGCAGCACCTAGAGGTGTTATTCCTTGGAATGgcttcaaggacaaattcctaGACAACTATTTACCACGAGATCTCAAGAAGCGGAAGGCGAGTCTGAAGCAGGGAAACATGTCCGTTGGAGAGTACACGGCCAAATTTAATGAACTTCTACAGTactggcctcaataccaagatacTTGGAACGAAGAGGActtatgtgctcagtttgagaatgggcttcgacCAGAGATTCAACAGCCAGTTGGCTACATGCAGATTACAGATTTCAATCAACTGGTGACGAAGTGCCGAATATTTGAggacaagatgaaagagaggcaAGTCAGAGGCTTTGGAGGACCACAAAGAAGCCACCCTTTTAGAGGAAACAataacaagaggatgaagccaTATCCCAACAACAAGGGGAAACAACCTATGGCTACgtccaacatgagccagtcaagggggactggggtacagtGCTATCAGTGCGGAGGACCGCATCTCAGGAGAAATTGCCCACAACTCCAACAGACACAGGAAGATCGTTGCTACCTTTGTGGCAAGGTAGGCCATTATGCTCGGGAGTGTAGAATGGCTAGGAGACCGACGGTAACTGCCAATTCTAACACAGTCAACCGTGGATCTACTAATCCCATGAGGAGCAGTAATGTTTGCAACAACAAtaacactagtggtggaagacaGAAGGTACCCTcccgggtatttgctatgagtggatCAGAAGCTGTTGCCTCTAACGATTTGATGCATG AGAAGATGCTAGTATTTGGTGGAAATGTAATTCCAAATGAACCATTGAAGGAGAATGCTTTCAATGATGAAGTGGAGGACATTCGAACCTACATGGTGCTGTTCTCCTTGAATGTGGAGGAAGTCTCTGAAATTAGcagtataccggtggtgtcagaattCCCAGAGGTCTTTCCTGATGACATTTGTGAattaccacctgagagagag atcctgagggataggaaaTTGTTCGCCAAACTGTCAAAATGCGAATTTTGGTTAGAGAAGGAGCAGTTCCtggggcacgtgatttctaaagACGGGGTTGCGGTGGACCCGGTTAAAGTGGaatcggttatggagtggcaacaaccgacaactccaacagAAGTTTGA